The window ACACTGATTCATCGCCTAAAcccatgatggacggtctggaaaaGAATTGGGATCAACCCGCATGATCACAGATTCCTATGGGTTcaatttcaacggtcagtttcgcccgtcggtgaaacttggaatcctacaactATTTCTACGTTTCATCTCCCCcttctaagtcaaagtacgtcagtgtgcgtcgTGTGTCCATaatccaggtctagtttaatccaaatcatactctaataccaacttataatgccctgaaaatcgggggtcaagcagaagctcggctctcgagttccaatgcatcacttatgcaacatagataatgatgattaaatgttgttcgtattagtgcattgaacatgaatgagattacaccgAATCAGCATATCATATTCCAAAGACAATTTGATtgcacaagcggaagactgagttaaatatataaagcacataagtggttgtaagtccccagagtatgaacatgatactaagttaaataattacattatagttccaaaatatacaaaatgacaagtgtgatgttcaactaattcatatccctatagccccgtTGACGCAagtccaggtctacatagacccgccagagagttgtatataagagaactcctcgtcgttgTAGAAGGCCGGCTCtaactcgtaagcctcgccatcatctgaaactacaatagagtctggttggtgttttaaaacaccgtcccagagtgggagtgagtgatcaactcagtggagctataaggcaaaggttaacatgttatcaattcagtcaagcaataatgataaagcagtacaacaattatgtcctaagtactcttgttaatgtaaggatgacatgtattaatgatgcatgccctcgcctgcactccctcagcgacaccatctcatgatcgcacatgctactcccactgtgccttcatcgccaaagcacatgtaatgcggttcatgatcgtgttagctaagtaatttattaggcatattcatacagtagattcgggaagcaaaggtacctccctttatatcattacccaaacaatgatccatctagggtcgtcaatcctagttaatcacatatgttaGGCAAGTTATAGAGCAACGTCACCCCTTATTTAAAaatagtggacaggcaagttcaagTCACTACAGGAGGTTTATCACCttggcgtaggcctagtttatactcaaggtcactatgggaaaggcttgtcaccttagcgtacaccgacaactcgaatacagtgtcccataccactgtatttggcTCATAAGTTTGAGTttctcactggacactacggggaggctcgtcaccccagcataggccaacaactcgaccatggtgtcccataccaccatgcccggctcatgagtcttagcggattgtgatACCAAGGTTAAACTGGCTTTTCAAtgataagtggtaccttagattcgagcagtaacatccatacatggtgaaatacatgaggccaatcgggttgcttgacaagctcgactggtatgagcgaactctaaattgatcgacatggagcacatatgcactccttgtggcctaaccactgtcgataattaccgtacaactcggattcatcgaatgtgtctGTGGTGGTGAATCTGATTCAGCCACTCGATCGGAAGTCGTTACCAATTACCTGGACTACCTCGTAGCCTCaacacactccaaaacaatagcattcacatatggtagtcataacagtattgaacaaacaatccaagcattgcaaccatttgatcattttatataacacatagtgaacatgacatcatacatatgcatttcatacatgaatcatgtaattggatttaggttataagaaggAATCTATACctgtagctaaggtagttgagaatatcatctcaacacccttataaaatatatttcaatcagcatgttctcattcaggcattttatcaaacacttagactacacatatcaacatacatgtaataaatttgtcataacatatattgtagcatatcctttcacaaaggagttgccacacatacaacaatcatgtattctcaatcaataatcatggcaagcacaaatcatgattccatattcattcaaacatttcaacaagcacatgaaatgccttatattcaacatagttcatatatatgtataatacacgGGAAGCATCGCATCTacgtacatgtgacagcaatcaagtcagtcataaatcattaactgacattgaaagccttgaaaaccataacctaaacatttatagtctgtagCTTTCATCGGTATGCCAATTACAAACTCGattcgtacactacgccttttttacggcacaacggctacctataacattaaataagttagctatttcaccgatctacctatttgtatacctaaaacagattagggttagcatTCCTTACCCAAAGATGGAGTCGAAATCGTCGGTATAATGACACGGAAGAGGGGATTTAGCATgtggagtggcgggaatgaatcccagcaaccaaccacaactctctctcacttctcctcaccttctccttctcttttctctcttctctctcctagaatTTAGGAAATTTGCATGgaaagagaggggtgggttaaggcccttatataggcccagaactgatgtcaatggccctagggccatggtatacttaggttatagccaacagtcatctgttttgggccaacggagctcatctagaggttcatTGCTCGTATatggtctgaagaaagttccttggcaatggatctatgccaggttaagattttggtctgatcggattagtggatcgaccgtggaggaccagtttcagtttaacggctaTCGTCACTTGATGAGGggcacaagtacactgacctgtgtaggaaaatttttctgatccaagggtgtagttgggtcaaaatctgatagTCTGAAGtcttaaatttggcttgcaagtgaatggcccaattcacttaagtttgagtttattttctaatgatattcgcgtttctcacacacttcgctcctggctcaagttgtacatttctgtatactatttgaacttgattcctgagatgattgccaagcccagtaaggcggtcataaccatatagtttcgcggtaatcggactttagacgcgcggtccaggtccgatatggagttttaaGATGCTCTccagagcaactgggttttgagattgatcgtaGGTTTTTAAGTAACGTAGAACTAGTGATTCTACTGGCTTTAGGTCTAgcagtttgtatagaaagcggttcaagctaatctaccgattaatttagtttagtacttaattaattttcgtctaatttccaaaggattcggtccttagtgatttctgcctgaggtggtactcgggtcgttgtacgaattttttcaagacgttacagtctggcaaaaatacaataaaagaaaaatcccagaaagaaaagagagaaggagttttgtgatttagaccactgtaCTGGTCTGCTCTTCAgtcactggttcagttgaaccgttctagaccacactgcTGGTCTAATCTTCAAGCAAATGTTAAACTTACTGTCTTGCTGGAGTTactggagtataggagaggagtgaCTATCTCAATTTATATGTGTctactggagtgggttgagagattgtTTGGAAACTCATTCAGGCCCGGTTTATATAGGCTATGGTgactgggggttatggtccaggaaaATAAATCCATTGACCGTTTTCTcgttgttggagaaaactagccgtttatggtcgttttctgactgttgtgcatgaacCATAATCACTGTTGCATGTTGATTGTTGTGAGACAGTGGTTAGCTGTTTTCtaactgttgggctagccatgtagTAGTTACAACATGGTTTCTGTACTAACGGCATAACTATTACACATTTCTGCAACATCTCTATTTTTCAGCCTCTATATATATTGAGAGACCCTCATTCGGTCATTTAGTCACTCTTCCAACCAGCCAtctgccttagccacttagtcacaTCGCGACTCGCACACATCTCGCTCTGGTTCATGAATGAACGATACGATgtggacgtgcgaagtgcaaagtgcgccactagcgcctctacagccacactgcctcacatgcccacgccctcgcactgaGCCCATGACTAAGACCGAGCCCATGCCCGTGCCCGAACGCGAGcgcgcactggaacacgcaagtccTATGGTCCATGGACTATGTGgacaaataataaggtactccaccatattcatttaaaccacaaaaaattcTCTTCCCTTTCAcatgtgggactattctaaaaaaaaccccacaaaagtttttttacaaaaacttttatatatattatatattttttatttaaaatgtaTTTTATAAAATCACTTATTTTATAACAGCATGGTCATGCGTTTATTAGATCCACACtggtcattcatttttttcatatcattacaggaaattagcccaaaaataaggtagattaaagctcaagtggacccatcataggaaatagtaagaaTCCACGCATACTGTTGGAAACTTTTTGGGCCACAGAAAGCTCTGATCATGCTGTTATTTGTGTCTTTGCTTCATTCAAGTATGTGTGgctttatgaacaagttagatggcaaataaaccttggGTTGGCTTTAGGAATGTTTCAATAATAGTTCATTCAATTCACGTTACTGTAtgaggtatggtccacttgagctttcaatgtccctcatttttcggctcataatctcaaatgatctgaaaaaaaaataaaaaataaaaaataaaaaaaaattgatcaacaagatggatataacatataattATAGTGCCATAAAAGATAACACACGTTAAAAGTTGCGTTACGTGGTGTGAAAAAATCAGCGTGTTTTGTGGTTGGTCGCAGGCAATTCCCGTGCCTTCAGCACAGACGATCCGCACCCGTTTTTCACAAACAAATTACAGAAACATGGGAACCGCACGAGGAGCTTGTAGTTACTGGCGTTCCGAATTTACCACACGTGACAAGTGAATTTCAGGAAAGTACAGTCGCTTGCTCGAGTTCAAACATTCCACGATTCGTCTTTTGTCGTCTCTACCCTCTCGCTTCGTGTTTGACGTCGGTCCGCATCCCGACGAACGTCCGAATTGTGATCATCGACAATCTCCTTTTAAAAGCGGGCAAAACCCTCCCTGTAGAAACCGCTGAATTCGATGGCGATTCTATCCAACCGTTGAGATCACGAGACATTCATCGGTTCATCTCCTCATCACGTATCTCAGCCGTTGCCTCGATCAAGGCTTTCAGATCTCTTTTCTTGCCTCTTAGCTGCGATCAAAATCCAGATTTCAGTGGTTTCTCAACGGCAACGCTCCTGAAATTCTAGATCTCTGTTTCTTTGAGAAGCTCCGGCGATGATGAAACTGATCAGACTCTTCTCTTCTCTGCCATTGCTGCTTCTTCTATCTGCAGATCTTACCACATCTGCAAGCGCGCCTGCTCCAGCTCCTGGGCCTATATATCATTCGGCGGTATCTCCTCCAGAGTCTCCTGGGCCTATATATCATCCGGCGGTATCTCCTCCAGAGTCTCCGGCTCATGGATCTCCTCGTCTGCCCCCGTCGCCTGTGCCGGAACCTGCCTCGCCGGCGAATGTTCCTCCTCGTCTGCCCCCGTCGCCTGTGCCGGAGCCTCCCTCGCCGGCGAATGTTCCTCCTCCCCCGCCCCCGTCGCCCGGCAGCAGTGGCAACAGCAACGCGAGAGACGGAGGCGGCGGAATGACGGCCGGACAGAAGGCAGGGGTCGCGATCGGAGTTATCGCCGCTGCAGGGGTCGTTGGATTAGGAGGGTTTGTATATAAGAAGCGGCGCGCGAATATCCGGCGGTCTCGGTACGGATATGCAGCGAGGCGGCCCCAACTCTGAGCgtttttggatttttttgtgTTCTTGAAGGCGGGAATTTGAAGTTGCAGACCGGtttgattttaattttaaattattattttttttcttatgtgtTTCCGTAAGGGCCAATTCAGAGCTGGGGCCACCATGGGCTAGGTCATGGATCAAATGGAaaataagggggtgtttggctggacggattgaatggtattagggtggatgggatCAGATTTAAGGTAATAATTGCAGTGTAGTAGATTGCCGGCAATTCCATAGTATTGGTGTATCCCATGGCCAAAATTTTGCCTATTTGGCATGACTGGCATATCGAGGGATGCCAAACTCCTATACCATTTGGCCGGGTgtgggattgcatgcaatcccatgGATTTCAACGGCT is drawn from Magnolia sinica isolate HGM2019 chromosome 5, MsV1, whole genome shotgun sequence and contains these coding sequences:
- the LOC131247287 gene encoding vegetative cell wall protein gp1 gives rise to the protein MMKLIRLFSSLPLLLLLSADLTTSASAPAPAPGPIYHSAVSPPESPGPIYHPAVSPPESPAHGSPRLPPSPVPEPASPANVPPRLPPSPVPEPPSPANVPPPPPPSPGSSGNSNARDGGGGMTAGQKAGVAIGVIAAAGVVGLGGFVYKKRRANIRRSRYGYAARRPQL